Proteins encoded within one genomic window of Chlorobaculum sp. MV4-Y:
- a CDS encoding biotin/lipoate A/B protein ligase family protein, with protein sequence MKPLFSSVYCVDTGAGSGQFNMDFDVRLMRAFADGAFQRVFGEGSCLWRFYAWSPLAVSLGKNQNSAEIDRERCRADGVDVVVRPTGGRAVFHADELTYSFFVATSLPNELIYQMVHETIARALAGVGVDAEFCRTQPDFRVRYATAESVSCFTASARYELQVGGRKIVGSAQRRQGNVLLQHGSLPLSARHRQISRYLAGAPRELVEVVDADMGRKTASLDEFTDAGYADLVPLLIAEAGKFAGPGAKILTSGEIERLEGFQQSL encoded by the coding sequence ATGAAACCTCTTTTCTCCTCTGTTTACTGCGTCGATACCGGAGCCGGTTCCGGTCAGTTTAACATGGATTTCGATGTCCGACTCATGCGGGCGTTTGCTGATGGGGCGTTTCAGCGGGTGTTTGGCGAGGGGAGTTGCCTGTGGCGGTTCTATGCGTGGTCGCCTTTGGCGGTGTCGCTTGGCAAGAACCAGAATTCGGCCGAGATTGACCGGGAGCGGTGCCGCGCTGATGGCGTCGATGTTGTCGTGAGACCAACCGGCGGGCGGGCGGTGTTTCATGCTGACGAGCTGACCTATTCGTTTTTCGTGGCTACTTCGCTGCCAAATGAATTAATCTACCAGATGGTGCATGAAACTATCGCACGGGCACTAGCCGGGGTAGGCGTCGATGCGGAGTTCTGCCGGACGCAACCCGACTTCCGGGTGAGGTATGCCACGGCGGAGTCGGTCTCCTGCTTCACCGCATCGGCACGCTACGAGTTGCAGGTCGGCGGGCGTAAAATCGTCGGATCAGCGCAGCGTCGCCAGGGAAATGTGCTTCTTCAGCATGGTTCTTTGCCGCTTTCCGCGCGTCATCGGCAGATTTCTCGTTATCTTGCGGGTGCGCCCCGCGAACTTGTCGAGGTGGTCGATGCCGACATGGGGCGCAAAACCGCGTCGCTCGATGAGTTCACCGACGCGGGCTACGCCGATCTGGTGCCATTGCTCATCGCTGAAGCCGGGAAGTTTGCCGGACCGGGCGCAAAAATATTGACTTCGGGCGAGATCGAACGCCTCGAAGGTTTTCAACAATCACTTTAA
- the moaA gene encoding GTP 3',8-cyclase MoaA, with protein MLTDRFGRVIDYARIAVTSACNLRCAYCLRDEAGAPQKTQQLDMNEAWRLIRVLAGMGVRKIRFTGGEPLLHPGITELVKLAKSAPGIETVKITTNGVLLDRQLDALVEAGLDGVNLSLDTLDREKFISITRRDRFEQVSQALDRLITTPGLAIKLNTLLLRGINSDEIPAFVELTREHDVTVRFMELQPFDDQQIWRTGRFMGAEMIRKQLVGAYPELKAVTGHSTEHYSFRLPDHRGSIAIIPAFSRNFCSSCSKLRITADARLISCLYHHESIDLAPVLKGKMNEEEIKKWIIEAVQQKPKDGLKSSHDTAASSMSRIGG; from the coding sequence ATGCTAACCGACCGGTTCGGACGCGTCATCGACTACGCGCGCATCGCCGTCACCAGCGCCTGCAACCTGCGCTGCGCCTACTGCCTCCGGGATGAAGCTGGCGCGCCGCAAAAGACCCAACAACTCGATATGAACGAAGCCTGGCGACTCATCCGCGTTCTGGCCGGAATGGGCGTCAGGAAAATCCGCTTCACCGGCGGCGAACCACTGCTGCATCCCGGCATCACGGAGCTGGTGAAGCTCGCCAAATCGGCGCCCGGCATTGAGACCGTCAAAATCACCACTAACGGCGTGCTGCTCGACCGGCAGCTCGACGCGCTCGTCGAAGCCGGGCTGGACGGCGTCAACCTCAGCCTCGACACCCTCGACCGAGAAAAGTTCATCTCGATCACGCGGCGCGACCGCTTTGAACAAGTCAGCCAAGCGCTTGACCGGCTGATCACAACGCCTGGTCTTGCCATCAAACTCAACACCCTCCTGCTCCGAGGCATCAACAGCGACGAAATACCGGCCTTCGTCGAACTGACACGCGAACACGACGTGACCGTTCGCTTCATGGAGCTGCAACCTTTCGACGACCAGCAAATCTGGCGCACCGGCAGGTTCATGGGAGCAGAGATGATCCGCAAGCAGCTCGTTGGCGCATACCCGGAACTCAAAGCCGTCACCGGGCACTCGACCGAGCACTACAGTTTCCGCCTGCCCGACCACCGCGGATCGATAGCGATCATCCCCGCATTCTCCCGCAACTTCTGCAGCAGCTGCTCGAAGCTCAGAATCACCGCCGACGCCAGACTGATCAGCTGCCTCTACCACCACGAAAGCATCGACCTCGCGCCGGTACTGAAAGGGAAAATGAATGAAGAGGAGATAAAAAAGTGGATCATCGAAGCCGTGCAGCAAAAACCAAAAGACGGCCTGAAAAGCAGCCACGACACCGCTGCATCAAGCATGTCAAGGATTGGAGGGTGA
- the pssA gene encoding CDP-diacylglycerol--serine O-phosphatidyltransferase, with protein MGTEERKARQKRYPPVLQDGGERPQRRFPYVSRSFVPSAFTVMNMVSGYVSIVMAGEGSFIIAGWLIFLAAFFDTIDGFVARLTNSSSEFGVELDSLSDLVSFGAAPAFLVYKFGLEHLGMPWGLLLSSLLMVGSGLRLARFNINLIDYHKDSFSGLPTPAQAMTVASFVLWMSVEPLFAEFALQKVLVVLTVLLAILMVSKVNYDALPKPTLESFRRHPVQMSLYVVAIFCVLVFQAKAFFVAMLLYILLGIVRSLTRTVRQWQL; from the coding sequence ATGGGAACAGAAGAAAGAAAAGCTCGACAGAAACGCTATCCACCGGTTTTACAGGATGGCGGTGAGCGGCCCCAGCGGCGTTTTCCCTACGTTTCGCGCTCATTCGTACCTTCGGCTTTCACGGTCATGAACATGGTTTCTGGCTATGTTTCCATCGTCATGGCAGGTGAGGGCAGCTTTATCATCGCAGGCTGGCTCATCTTTCTTGCGGCCTTTTTCGACACCATCGACGGCTTCGTGGCGAGACTTACCAACAGCTCCTCTGAATTTGGTGTGGAGCTCGATTCACTTTCCGACCTCGTTTCTTTCGGAGCTGCGCCCGCATTTCTCGTCTACAAGTTCGGCCTTGAGCATCTTGGAATGCCCTGGGGGTTGCTGCTCAGCTCGCTCCTGATGGTTGGCAGCGGATTGCGGCTGGCGCGATTCAACATCAATCTGATCGATTACCACAAGGACTCTTTTTCCGGCCTTCCGACACCGGCGCAGGCGATGACCGTTGCTTCATTTGTTCTGTGGATGAGCGTTGAGCCGTTGTTTGCAGAATTCGCTCTTCAGAAGGTTCTGGTGGTTCTGACTGTCTTGCTTGCCATTCTCATGGTCAGCAAGGTCAACTACGATGCCTTGCCCAAACCGACCCTCGAATCGTTCCGACGCCATCCCGTGCAGATGAGCCTGTACGTCGTCGCGATTTTCTGTGTGCTTGTCTTTCAGGCCAAGGCTTTTTTTGTGGCCATGTTATTGTATATTCTGCTCGGAATCGTCAGGTCGCTGACCCGTACCGTTCGGCAGTGGCAGCTCTGA
- a CDS encoding MFS transporter, whose translation MGMNNTSQKARIFSWLLFDFANTSFSVMMVTFAFPLYFKNIICEGEPKGDALWGMSVSISMLLVALISPVLGAQADYSGRRKRFLFAFTLISVLATALLSFSEPGMVLFAAALFILANIGFEGGLVFYDAWLSEITSPRSIGRVSGYGFAMGYLGAFAILLINLPLLSKGIVPANIPNLKLSFLIVALFFAVFSAPIFLMLRDTRGSSDSSSNGAQRRERGSSFVHSIKEVGYAIRHIMSYPDLARFLLAYFFYNDAILTVIAFSSIYAQNTLGFTTGELITFFMTVQTTAILGSVVFGFVTDKIGPKRTIVITLFIWFAVILLAILSGSKESFFMTGLLAGMSMGSSQAASRSLMARLTPKEHVTEFFGFYDGSFGKASAIIGPLVFGFVSAEAGSQKVALASLLVFFGLGLLILTGVRTRATAEAAPEVSRIE comes from the coding sequence ATGGGCATGAACAACACATCGCAGAAGGCCCGGATTTTCTCATGGCTGCTGTTCGATTTCGCGAACACATCGTTCAGCGTCATGATGGTGACATTCGCCTTTCCGCTCTACTTCAAGAACATAATCTGCGAGGGAGAACCCAAGGGTGACGCACTCTGGGGTATGAGCGTCAGCATCTCGATGCTGCTCGTGGCGCTCATCTCGCCGGTGCTCGGCGCGCAGGCGGACTACTCGGGCCGCCGCAAGCGTTTTCTCTTTGCCTTCACGCTGATATCGGTGCTTGCTACGGCGCTGCTCTCTTTTTCCGAGCCGGGCATGGTGCTGTTCGCGGCGGCGCTTTTCATTCTTGCCAACATCGGCTTCGAGGGCGGTCTTGTGTTCTACGATGCGTGGCTTTCGGAGATCACCTCGCCGCGAAGCATCGGCAGGGTCTCAGGCTACGGTTTCGCGATGGGCTACCTTGGTGCGTTCGCTATCCTCCTGATCAATCTGCCGCTGCTCTCGAAGGGCATCGTGCCTGCAAACATTCCCAATCTGAAGCTCAGCTTCCTGATTGTTGCTCTCTTCTTCGCTGTTTTCTCTGCGCCCATTTTTCTGATGCTCCGCGACACCAGGGGTTCGTCGGATTCGTCATCCAACGGAGCGCAGCGGCGGGAACGCGGCTCGTCATTCGTGCACTCGATCAAAGAGGTCGGCTATGCGATTCGGCACATCATGAGCTATCCCGATCTCGCGCGGTTCCTGCTCGCCTACTTTTTCTACAACGACGCGATCCTGACCGTCATCGCCTTTTCCTCGATCTACGCGCAGAATACCCTTGGTTTTACGACGGGCGAGCTGATCACCTTTTTTATGACCGTACAGACCACGGCCATACTCGGCTCGGTGGTGTTCGGTTTTGTCACCGACAAGATCGGCCCGAAGCGCACCATCGTTATCACGCTCTTCATCTGGTTCGCGGTGATTCTGCTGGCGATTCTCTCCGGAAGCAAGGAGAGCTTTTTCATGACCGGCCTGCTTGCCGGCATGTCGATGGGGTCGTCGCAGGCGGCCTCGCGCTCGCTGATGGCGCGGCTGACGCCGAAGGAGCACGTCACGGAATTTTTCGGCTTCTACGACGGTAGTTTCGGAAAGGCTTCGGCGATCATCGGCCCTCTGGTGTTCGGTTTCGTTTCCGCCGAAGCCGGGAGCCAGAAGGTCGCTCTCGCCTCGCTGCTTGTCTTCTTCGGCCTCGGTCTGCTGATTCTCACTGGCGTGAGAACGCGAGCCACCGCCGAAGCCGCACCGGAAGTCTCACGTATCGAGTGA
- the mobAB gene encoding bifunctional molybdenum cofactor guanylyltransferase MobA/molybdopterin-guanine dinucleotide biosynthesis adaptor protein MobB: MFHPFEIALCGLSGSGKTTLVEKLIRHFSAYGFEVAAVKHGCHRFEIDREGKDSDRFRKAGAVPVLIADREKEVLISQGTGRLDIAGSTLDADLLFIEGLKELPVPKLLLIDERRKMLPLLETGAIPQVLALVHDGNSNGLERFSLSLFQRDDVTGISDFIAEFFSRTAKSLPLNGLVLAGGRSSRMGRDKAQLRYHGASQLEHMATLLGSVCNEVFVSCRSEQLGSYAEAGLPAIADSYLDLGPLGGLLSAQRQAPGAAWLVAACDLPFIDEAVIAALQATRNPYRFATAFAGDKGCPEPLFTIYEPKSRRRLLESHAAGNDSLRSFLMHSRVELIELDDTSKLCNVNDPAAMDEALRAIGRGGE, encoded by the coding sequence ATGTTCCATCCGTTTGAAATTGCCCTCTGCGGCCTCTCTGGCTCCGGTAAGACGACGCTCGTCGAAAAGCTGATCCGCCACTTTAGCGCTTATGGATTCGAGGTCGCCGCAGTGAAGCACGGCTGCCACCGCTTCGAAATCGACCGCGAAGGCAAGGACTCTGACCGCTTCCGGAAGGCGGGCGCGGTGCCGGTACTGATCGCTGACCGCGAAAAAGAGGTGCTCATTTCGCAAGGAACGGGACGACTCGACATCGCCGGATCGACGCTCGACGCTGATCTGCTTTTCATCGAAGGGCTCAAGGAGCTGCCCGTGCCGAAGCTGCTCCTGATCGACGAGCGGCGCAAGATGCTCCCGCTGCTCGAAACGGGCGCAATTCCGCAGGTGCTCGCGCTCGTACACGACGGAAACAGCAACGGACTCGAACGCTTCAGCCTGTCGCTCTTCCAACGCGACGACGTGACGGGAATCAGCGATTTCATTGCCGAGTTTTTCAGCCGGACAGCCAAAAGCCTTCCGCTGAATGGCCTCGTGCTCGCGGGCGGGCGCAGCTCGCGCATGGGGCGCGACAAGGCCCAGCTCCGCTACCACGGAGCGAGCCAGCTCGAACATATGGCGACGCTGCTTGGCAGCGTCTGCAACGAGGTTTTCGTCTCGTGCCGGAGCGAGCAGCTCGGCAGCTATGCGGAGGCCGGACTTCCCGCAATTGCGGACAGCTACCTCGATTTGGGGCCGCTCGGCGGCTTGCTCTCGGCGCAGCGCCAAGCTCCCGGCGCCGCATGGCTCGTGGCTGCGTGTGACCTGCCCTTCATCGACGAAGCGGTGATCGCGGCGCTCCAGGCGACGCGAAATCCCTACCGCTTCGCCACGGCTTTCGCTGGCGACAAAGGCTGTCCAGAGCCACTCTTCACGATCTACGAGCCGAAATCGCGCAGGCGGCTGCTCGAAAGTCACGCTGCAGGCAACGACTCGCTTCGCTCGTTCCTCATGCACTCGCGAGTTGAACTGATCGAGCTGGACGATACGTCGAAGCTCTGCAACGTGAACGACCCGGCGGCGATGGATGAAGCACTGCGGGCAATCGGAAGGGGCGGCGAATGA
- the purQ gene encoding phosphoribosylformylglycinamidine synthase I, giving the protein MADVTVGIVVFPGSNCDYDTEYAVASFPGVKPVMLWHNDHDLKGCDAVILPGGFSYGDYLRCGSIARFSPIMREVIDFAGKGRPVLGICNGFQVLVESGLLEGALIRNAGRKFVSRQATICVANNTTIFTSRYEKGDVLRLPVAHGEGNYYASPETIESLESNGQVVFRYTDAEGNATEEANFNGSMNNIAGIVNKQGNVLGLMPHPERASEKLLGSEDGRKLFESLFAHLAGA; this is encoded by the coding sequence ATGGCTGATGTTACCGTTGGAATCGTGGTTTTCCCTGGTTCAAACTGCGATTACGACACCGAATATGCCGTTGCTTCGTTTCCCGGCGTCAAGCCGGTGATGCTCTGGCACAACGACCACGACCTTAAGGGATGTGACGCCGTCATTCTCCCCGGCGGTTTCTCCTATGGAGACTATCTGCGCTGCGGTTCCATCGCCCGGTTCTCGCCAATCATGCGCGAGGTGATCGATTTTGCAGGTAAGGGGCGTCCGGTGCTCGGCATCTGTAACGGCTTCCAGGTGCTGGTTGAGAGCGGCCTGCTCGAAGGCGCACTGATCCGCAACGCCGGACGGAAGTTCGTCTCACGACAGGCCACCATTTGTGTTGCCAACAACACGACGATCTTCACCAGCCGCTACGAAAAAGGCGATGTGCTGCGCCTGCCGGTGGCACATGGCGAGGGCAACTACTATGCTTCGCCCGAAACCATCGAGAGCCTCGAATCGAACGGCCAGGTGGTGTTCCGCTATACCGACGCCGAGGGCAATGCCACGGAGGAGGCCAACTTCAACGGCTCGATGAACAACATTGCGGGTATCGTCAACAAGCAGGGCAACGTGCTTGGCCTGATGCCGCATCCCGAGCGCGCCAGTGAAAAGCTGCTCGGCTCGGAAGATGGCCGGAAGCTGTTCGAATCGCTTTTCGCACATCTTGCCGGAGCGTAA
- a CDS encoding CoA-binding protein: protein MDIASILKKYRHIAVVGISDKPERASNAVARYMIHAGYAIYPVNPSISTVLGLECWPSLSAIPAEKRELIEIVDIFRKPQDVPPVVDEAIAIGAKVVWMQLGITNEAAAEKARNAGLDVVQNRCLSVEHMHFVS from the coding sequence ATGGACATCGCATCAATCCTAAAAAAATACCGACACATCGCCGTCGTCGGCATTTCAGACAAGCCGGAACGGGCGAGCAATGCCGTCGCGCGGTACATGATCCACGCGGGCTACGCCATCTACCCGGTCAATCCGTCAATAAGCACTGTGCTCGGCCTCGAATGCTGGCCTTCGCTTTCGGCGATTCCGGCGGAAAAGCGCGAACTGATCGAGATTGTCGATATTTTCCGCAAGCCGCAGGATGTGCCGCCGGTCGTCGATGAAGCGATCGCCATTGGCGCAAAGGTGGTCTGGATGCAGCTCGGCATCACCAACGAAGCCGCAGCCGAAAAAGCCAGAAACGCCGGACTCGACGTCGTGCAGAACCGCTGCCTCAGCGTCGAGCACATGCACTTTGTCTCCTGA
- the panB gene encoding 3-methyl-2-oxobutanoate hydroxymethyltransferase: protein MNQPSGGNKLPHVTTRRMLDMKQRGEKIAMLTAYDYTMARILDRSGVDAILVGDSASNVFAGHNTTLPMTVDEMIYHAKAVVRGVHAETRRAMVVVDMPFMSYQLSSEDAVRNAGKIMKEHECDAVKMEGGKVIAEAVKRITDIGIPVMGHLGLMPQSIYKYGSYKVRAMEDEEARQLIEDAKIIEEAGAFAIVLEKIPSKLAGEVSRSLTIPTIGIGAGPECDGQVLVINDMLGLSTEFRPRFVRRYADLSSVIEQAVKSYVEDVRSNSFPSEDESY, encoded by the coding sequence ATGAACCAGCCCTCCGGCGGCAACAAGCTGCCCCACGTCACGACCCGCAGGATGCTCGATATGAAGCAGCGCGGCGAGAAGATCGCCATGCTGACCGCCTACGACTACACGATGGCGCGGATTCTCGATCGCTCGGGGGTTGACGCGATCCTTGTCGGCGATTCGGCGAGCAACGTCTTCGCCGGGCACAATACTACGCTGCCGATGACCGTTGACGAGATGATTTATCACGCCAAAGCAGTAGTGCGCGGTGTACACGCCGAGACGCGCCGGGCGATGGTGGTGGTCGATATGCCCTTCATGAGCTACCAGCTTTCGTCTGAGGACGCGGTGCGCAACGCCGGTAAAATCATGAAAGAGCACGAGTGTGACGCGGTCAAGATGGAGGGGGGCAAGGTGATCGCCGAAGCGGTCAAACGCATCACCGACATTGGCATTCCGGTGATGGGTCACCTCGGTCTGATGCCGCAATCGATTTACAAATATGGTAGCTACAAGGTTCGCGCGATGGAGGATGAGGAGGCCCGCCAGCTCATCGAGGATGCGAAGATTATCGAAGAGGCCGGAGCGTTCGCCATCGTGCTCGAAAAGATTCCGTCAAAACTTGCCGGTGAGGTGAGCCGCTCGCTGACGATTCCGACTATCGGCATCGGTGCCGGCCCGGAGTGCGATGGCCAGGTACTCGTGATCAACGACATGCTCGGCCTCAGCACAGAGTTTCGTCCGCGCTTCGTTCGCCGCTACGCCGACCTCTCATCGGTGATCGAACAGGCCGTCAAAAGCTACGTCGAGGATGTGCGCAGCAACAGCTTTCCCTCGGAGGACGAGAGTTACTGA
- a CDS encoding DUF1847 domain-containing protein, whose translation MTIMKDEPKPDNAGKERGCVDCHTMSCYRMEKRLPDACLSEAIGKELLDECLDLYRGDGIDAKVARAAAEVEGLYYGKLTRAEEIIAFSRRIGAKRIGLATCVGLAGEARMFAKILEANGFEPFSALCKAGAADKSEIGIEEELKITPGSHESLCNPVLQARVMNEKPTDLNVVIGLCVGHDSLFTKHSAAPATTLIVKDRVLGHNPAAALYTTGSYYKRLLDSSCEL comes from the coding sequence ATGACCATTATGAAGGATGAACCGAAACCGGATAATGCCGGTAAGGAACGCGGCTGCGTGGATTGCCATACGATGAGCTGCTACCGGATGGAGAAGCGTCTGCCGGACGCCTGTCTCTCGGAAGCGATCGGCAAGGAGCTGCTCGACGAGTGTCTCGACCTCTACCGCGGCGACGGCATCGACGCGAAAGTTGCCAGAGCCGCCGCCGAAGTCGAGGGGCTTTACTATGGAAAGCTGACCCGCGCCGAGGAGATCATCGCCTTCTCCCGGCGGATCGGCGCGAAAAGGATCGGCCTTGCCACCTGCGTCGGGCTTGCCGGAGAGGCGCGCATGTTTGCGAAGATTCTTGAAGCGAACGGGTTCGAGCCGTTCTCGGCGCTCTGCAAGGCGGGTGCGGCTGACAAAAGCGAAATCGGCATCGAGGAGGAGCTGAAGATCACGCCCGGCAGCCACGAATCGCTCTGCAATCCGGTGCTGCAAGCCCGAGTGATGAATGAAAAACCGACAGACCTCAACGTCGTCATCGGTCTCTGCGTCGGCCACGACAGCCTCTTCACGAAGCACTCCGCCGCCCCGGCCACGACGCTCATCGTCAAGGATCGAGTGCTCGGTCACAACCCTGCAGCCGCGCTCTATACCACCGGCTCGTACTACAAGCGCTTGCTGGACTCCAGCTGCGAGTTGTGA
- a CDS encoding MOSC domain-containing protein, translating into MGVLEAICVSVEKGTVKLPVPSAKLRESWGIEGDAHAGDWHRQISLLAGESIDLVREKMPELDYGMFGENLVTRGIDLARLVIGDRLLVGEQVVLEVTQVGKECHNGGCPIQQATGDCIMPREGIFCKVLAGGKLAPGSAIVKFV; encoded by the coding sequence ATGGGCGTTCTCGAAGCAATTTGTGTCAGTGTTGAAAAAGGAACGGTAAAGTTGCCGGTTCCGTCGGCGAAACTCCGGGAAAGCTGGGGGATCGAGGGGGATGCTCATGCGGGCGACTGGCACCGGCAGATTTCGCTGCTGGCGGGCGAGAGTATCGACCTGGTGCGCGAAAAGATGCCAGAACTCGATTATGGAATGTTCGGCGAGAACCTTGTAACGCGGGGTATTGATCTTGCCAGACTTGTCATCGGCGACCGCTTGCTGGTTGGCGAACAGGTTGTGCTTGAAGTAACCCAGGTCGGCAAGGAGTGCCACAACGGTGGCTGCCCGATCCAGCAGGCCACTGGAGACTGTATCATGCCGCGCGAAGGCATTTTCTGTAAAGTGCTTGCTGGTGGCAAGTTAGCACCCGGAAGCGCTATTGTAAAGTTTGTTTAA
- the purS gene encoding phosphoribosylformylglycinamidine synthase subunit PurS, giving the protein MAFKAKIKVTLRPSILDVQGKAAQHALENLGYSSVESVRIGKYMEVIIGEEFRAEAEQVCTEICQKLLSNPIMEDFSFELVPVN; this is encoded by the coding sequence ATGGCATTCAAGGCTAAGATCAAGGTGACCCTTCGTCCTTCAATTCTCGACGTTCAGGGTAAAGCCGCGCAGCATGCGCTTGAAAATCTCGGGTATTCGAGTGTCGAATCGGTCAGGATCGGCAAATACATGGAGGTGATCATCGGTGAAGAGTTTCGCGCCGAAGCCGAGCAAGTCTGCACCGAAATCTGTCAGAAGCTCCTGTCCAATCCCATTATGGAGGACTTCAGCTTCGAACTGGTACCCGTCAACTAA
- a CDS encoding DUF2141 domain-containing protein, producing the protein MKRSLWLFIVALLAMQLPAVSQIANAAEPEVAEIPAGSGSITIRITGLRSSDGNLSLALFNAKKGFPGKYERAVRKAQISVAGSQHVVVFDDVPYGTYAVAVQHDENANGKLDANFLGMPKEGVGTSNNPKSKFGPPSFDDASFVLDKKAMELTINLRYL; encoded by the coding sequence ATGAAGAGATCATTATGGTTGTTCATTGTGGCGTTGCTTGCGATGCAACTTCCGGCAGTGTCGCAAATCGCCAATGCCGCTGAGCCGGAAGTGGCCGAAATTCCGGCAGGTTCCGGCTCGATCACGATCAGGATTACCGGGTTGCGCAGCAGCGATGGGAATCTTTCCCTGGCCTTGTTCAATGCGAAAAAGGGATTTCCCGGCAAATATGAAAGGGCGGTTAGGAAAGCACAGATTTCGGTGGCAGGTTCGCAGCATGTGGTGGTTTTTGACGATGTTCCGTACGGTACCTATGCAGTCGCGGTTCAGCACGACGAGAACGCCAACGGCAAGCTCGACGCCAATTTCCTCGGTATGCCGAAAGAGGGGGTTGGGACGTCGAACAATCCCAAGTCGAAATTCGGTCCGCCCTCGTTTGACGATGCCTCTTTTGTACTCGACAAGAAAGCGATGGAACTGACCATCAATCTTCGCTATCTCTGA
- a CDS encoding D-alanine--D-alanine ligase family protein, whose product MSKHTVALIFGGKSAEHEISIISARSIAAQIDPNRYELSPLYIDRDGKWHASPYSQQVLDTDIAALLRSGSPESAGKRLDELTATASEERFDFGSFLEQTDVAFIALHGSYGEDGKLQGCLDTFGIPYTGCGLTASALAMDKALTKLCAVDAGVAVADFMTVTSCDYAAHPLGIVVEITKRFGWPLFVKPASLGSSVGISKVRNAEELAAALETACSLDSKVLVEAAISGREIEVAVLGNREPLASEPGEIIPGSDFYSYEDKYIKNEAKIVIPADLPEGVANEVRKAALTVFKALGCEGMSRVDFFVENGTNRVILNEINTIPGFTDISMYPMMMAASGIGFAELVEKLLLLALEKRAITHKI is encoded by the coding sequence ATGTCCAAACACACCGTCGCCCTGATTTTTGGGGGCAAGTCCGCCGAACACGAAATTTCGATCATCTCCGCCCGCTCCATTGCGGCGCAGATCGACCCGAACCGGTACGAACTTTCGCCGCTCTACATCGACCGCGACGGCAAGTGGCACGCCAGCCCGTACTCGCAGCAGGTGCTCGACACCGACATCGCCGCTCTGCTGCGAAGCGGCTCGCCGGAGTCTGCAGGAAAACGGCTCGATGAACTGACGGCGACGGCATCCGAAGAGCGCTTCGATTTCGGATCGTTCCTCGAACAAACCGACGTGGCCTTCATCGCGCTGCACGGCTCGTACGGCGAGGACGGCAAGCTTCAGGGATGCCTCGACACCTTCGGCATTCCCTATACCGGCTGCGGCCTGACGGCTTCGGCGCTAGCGATGGACAAGGCGCTGACCAAGCTCTGCGCAGTGGACGCGGGGGTCGCGGTTGCGGACTTCATGACGGTCACAAGCTGTGATTATGCCGCCCATCCGCTCGGCATCGTCGTGGAGATCACGAAGCGCTTCGGCTGGCCGCTCTTCGTCAAGCCAGCGAGCCTCGGTTCGTCGGTCGGCATCTCGAAGGTGCGCAACGCTGAGGAGCTTGCCGCTGCGCTGGAAACCGCCTGCAGCCTCGACAGCAAGGTGCTCGTCGAAGCCGCCATATCGGGACGTGAAATCGAGGTGGCCGTGCTCGGCAACCGCGAACCGCTGGCCTCCGAGCCCGGTGAAATCATTCCAGGCAGCGACTTCTACAGCTACGAGGACAAGTACATCAAAAACGAAGCAAAGATTGTCATACCCGCCGATCTGCCAGAGGGAGTCGCCAACGAAGTCAGGAAAGCCGCGCTGACCGTCTTCAAGGCGCTCGGATGCGAGGGAATGTCGAGAGTCGATTTTTTTGTCGAAAACGGCACGAACCGCGTCATCCTGAACGAAATCAACACAATACCCGGCTTTACCGACATCAGCATGTATCCGATGATGATGGCCGCCTCCGGTATCGGGTTCGCCGAACTGGTGGAAAAACTGCTGCTTTTGGCTTTGGAAAAGCGGGCAATAACTCATAAAATCTGA